A single genomic interval of uncultured Desulfobacter sp. harbors:
- a CDS encoding YdbL family protein, with the protein MRPIKSLLFMTIALSFVFCSVAFADSIKERMKQRLPQIVDLKNRGIVGETNTGYLEFVTAKKEKQDVVAAENEDRKAIYTQIARQQNVSTQLVQKRRAAALFSNGTQGHYYQNEAGAWIKK; encoded by the coding sequence ATGAGACCTATTAAATCACTGCTTTTTATGACGATTGCCCTTTCTTTTGTTTTTTGTTCCGTGGCTTTTGCCGATAGTATCAAAGAACGCATGAAGCAGCGGCTTCCCCAGATTGTCGATTTAAAAAACAGAGGCATTGTTGGTGAAACAAATACAGGTTATCTGGAATTTGTCACGGCAAAAAAAGAAAAACAGGATGTGGTGGCGGCCGAAAATGAGGATCGAAAAGCCATTTACACCCAGATTGCAAGACAGCAGAACGTATCAACCCAGCTTGTTCAGAAAAGAAGAGCAGCCGCGTTGTTTTCAAACGGCACACAGGGCCACTATTATCAAAACGAGGCAGGTGCATGGATTAAGAAGTAA
- a CDS encoding YdbH domain-containing protein, with amino-acid sequence MPFKLILKFLLPAFLLLVLCIQCIIIFLPDISKHIVQSSLGPLPGNQSLDFTVSRLGVNHTQISDLSFGEDLHLDTIRFTYHMDTKNIISVETLVISGLNVTLHLDGKKRIRVSGFSFPPDKDKNKDKDVDHSDPVFDFNIHAFESYFAYLPEHIVLKNSTIFIETGKDRLCIPVEADVQLDRKKFLADMKLSIHPMNQKITVGATVDFLQGPVQMKISAERLYPEMLLAMVPGGNQALCNFGGPVNFAIETKDFSTFYFELNDLGLKPDPHLNINFPKISGVLSSDKTAMALKAGGPVQIRSPGIDLGPFKFEILSQIASGTVDQFSLTLQNEITQTWNITPKRIALSLPTVDFSDQVQLVDPQFRLFVSGNLDHQTGKLTFSGTGLKSFKNKEANHTDVLDISGLQVNTEFDGNFGRPESLKHIKFDTLVDKIAFQKDKKDKGIRATGIYFELPVTYPFKNIKNFGRAGTKKIILHDKIAPAVSAKVVQTSDLAMDIIGKMDHTGFPGLEIDFSARAGFDSAMNPFAKVQTTTNQFSINQNTLIPFIPGISGIDDLKFDISAKADFSYANQKIESSADIQVSNGILSSVESGISASGISADMHFNDLMVPETLPGQYINIDAFNAGRFNCSNGKIRFRLEDGKSINVENLKFNWCNGIVATEAFRLPLDDNALHLTLYCDRLEMEDLFYQLGAFDAEGGGTLSGRIPVVMKKTEIGFDNGFLFSTPGEGGRIFIRDLDRMLAGIPKNTREFSQLDLAGEALKNFEYKWVKLKLNTHGDTLGVNMQLDGKPVSALPFEYNRNLNSFVRIDAQSPGSNFQGIKLDVNLTLPFNQVIQFGNNLKRIMNP; translated from the coding sequence ATGCCATTTAAACTTATTTTAAAATTTTTATTGCCGGCATTCCTGTTACTTGTGTTGTGTATTCAGTGTATTATTATTTTTCTGCCGGACATTTCAAAGCATATCGTCCAATCATCCCTTGGCCCTTTGCCTGGAAACCAGTCCCTTGATTTTACGGTATCCCGCTTAGGGGTCAATCACACGCAGATCAGCGATCTTTCCTTTGGTGAGGATTTGCACCTGGACACCATCCGGTTTACCTATCACATGGATACAAAAAATATTATCAGCGTTGAAACGTTGGTTATATCCGGGCTTAATGTTACCCTCCATCTGGATGGAAAAAAAAGAATCCGGGTCAGCGGATTTTCATTTCCCCCGGATAAGGATAAAAATAAAGATAAGGACGTGGATCATTCAGACCCTGTATTTGATTTTAATATCCATGCCTTTGAATCCTATTTTGCATATCTGCCGGAACACATTGTTTTAAAAAACAGCACCATCTTTATTGAAACCGGTAAAGATCGGCTTTGCATCCCAGTGGAGGCTGATGTCCAACTGGACCGTAAAAAATTTCTTGCGGATATGAAACTGTCCATTCATCCCATGAATCAGAAAATTACGGTTGGGGCCACGGTTGATTTTTTACAAGGTCCTGTGCAAATGAAAATTTCAGCAGAACGTCTTTATCCTGAAATGCTTTTAGCCATGGTTCCAGGTGGAAACCAAGCCCTATGCAATTTTGGCGGACCTGTGAATTTTGCAATTGAAACAAAAGATTTTTCAACGTTTTATTTTGAACTTAATGATCTGGGGCTTAAACCGGATCCTCATTTAAATATCAATTTCCCTAAAATTTCAGGTGTTCTGTCTTCTGATAAAACAGCAATGGCACTTAAGGCAGGCGGGCCTGTACAGATCAGAAGTCCTGGAATTGATTTGGGCCCTTTTAAATTTGAAATTTTATCCCAAATCGCATCAGGAACGGTTGATCAATTTTCTTTAACGCTTCAAAATGAAATCACCCAAACCTGGAACATTACACCGAAACGTATTGCATTATCTTTGCCTACAGTCGATTTTTCCGATCAAGTGCAACTTGTTGATCCCCAATTCAGGCTGTTTGTTTCAGGAAACCTTGACCACCAGACCGGAAAGTTGACTTTTTCCGGGACTGGCCTTAAGTCCTTTAAAAATAAAGAAGCCAATCATACGGATGTTCTGGATATTTCCGGGTTACAGGTAAACACTGAATTTGACGGCAACTTTGGGCGCCCTGAATCTTTAAAACATATAAAGTTTGATACCCTGGTTGACAAAATTGCTTTTCAAAAAGACAAGAAAGATAAAGGGATTCGGGCCACAGGGATTTATTTTGAACTGCCTGTGACTTATCCCTTTAAAAATATAAAAAACTTTGGTCGAGCAGGGACAAAAAAAATTATCCTGCATGATAAAATAGCGCCTGCTGTTTCTGCCAAAGTCGTCCAAACATCAGATCTTGCCATGGATATTATAGGAAAGATGGATCATACCGGATTCCCGGGTCTTGAGATTGATTTTTCCGCCCGGGCGGGGTTTGATTCGGCCATGAATCCTTTTGCAAAAGTGCAAACTACCACAAATCAGTTTTCCATCAACCAAAATACACTGATCCCATTTATTCCCGGCATATCCGGGATTGATGATCTTAAATTTGACATTTCCGCCAAAGCAGATTTTTCCTACGCAAATCAGAAAATAGAATCATCTGCTGATATACAGGTATCCAATGGTATTCTAAGCTCTGTTGAATCCGGTATTTCGGCATCAGGAATATCTGCAGACATGCATTTCAATGACCTTATGGTTCCTGAAACCCTCCCAGGTCAGTATATAAATATCGACGCATTTAATGCCGGCCGTTTTAACTGTAGCAATGGAAAAATAAGATTCAGACTTGAAGATGGAAAGTCTATTAATGTTGAAAATTTGAAATTTAATTGGTGCAATGGTATTGTCGCAACAGAGGCGTTCAGGCTGCCTTTGGACGACAACGCCTTACATTTAACCTTATACTGTGACCGGCTTGAGATGGAAGACCTCTTTTATCAGCTTGGCGCTTTTGATGCAGAAGGGGGCGGCACTTTAAGCGGACGTATCCCGGTGGTCATGAAAAAGACCGAAATCGGGTTCGATAACGGCTTTCTTTTTTCCACACCCGGAGAAGGGGGCCGGATTTTCATCAGGGATCTTGACAGAATGCTTGCCGGGATTCCAAAGAATACGCGGGAATTTTCCCAGCTTGATCTTGCAGGAGAAGCCTTAAAAAATTTTGAGTACAAGTGGGTGAAGCTTAAACTGAATACCCATGGGGATACACTTGGCGTTAACATGCAGCTTGATGGAAAGCCGGTATCTGCTTTGCCCTTTGAATATAACCGAAACCTGAATTCCTTTGTTCGCATTGATGCACAAAGCCCTGGATCAAATTTCCAGGGAATCAAACTGGATGTTAATTTGACCCTTCCATTTAACCAGGTTATTCAATTTGGTAATAATCTAAAGCGCATTATGAATCCTTAA
- a CDS encoding rhomboid family intramembrane serine protease, translated as MIPLRDEQETTCCAVATYTIIFITSLVFVWQMMTGIDDQAVAYTFGFVPAKYTMTQMAAYFSWLNKLSSPFTYMFLHGGLLHFIGNMWFLYIFGDNIEQELGPFRFIAFYLVCGLLAAFFHFLLNHSSAVPTVGASGAIAGVMGAYFLLHPKNKILTLIPVFIFPLFVSIPAFVFLGLWFFIQFINATGQGAGAGIAWWAHIGGFLSGMALIGVNTKLPKTGFSERIDGYIQKKRSPRLHVITPEAGPSGGSDLYGTIALTSLEALTGTKKLVTIPWGFKKSVYRVVVPAGVRRGSMLRLKGMGKSIPGLPPGDLLLRVDIKNAI; from the coding sequence ATGATCCCGTTAAGAGACGAACAGGAAACAACATGCTGTGCAGTGGCAACCTATACCATTATCTTTATCACCAGTCTGGTTTTTGTCTGGCAGATGATGACGGGAATTGATGATCAGGCTGTTGCTTACACATTCGGATTCGTCCCTGCAAAATATACCATGACGCAGATGGCGGCTTATTTTTCCTGGCTTAATAAGCTGTCATCACCTTTTACATATATGTTTCTGCACGGCGGTTTATTGCATTTTATCGGAAATATGTGGTTTCTGTATATCTTCGGTGACAATATTGAGCAAGAGCTAGGGCCGTTTCGGTTCATCGCATTTTATCTGGTTTGCGGATTGCTTGCCGCGTTTTTTCATTTTTTGCTCAACCATTCCTCTGCTGTGCCGACCGTTGGTGCAAGCGGCGCCATTGCAGGGGTTATGGGAGCCTATTTTCTTCTTCATCCAAAAAATAAAATCCTTACCCTGATTCCTGTGTTCATTTTTCCTTTGTTTGTCAGTATCCCTGCGTTTGTTTTTTTGGGGCTCTGGTTTTTTATTCAATTCATTAACGCCACAGGGCAGGGTGCCGGTGCCGGTATCGCCTGGTGGGCCCACATTGGCGGTTTCCTTTCGGGTATGGCTCTTATTGGCGTTAACACGAAATTGCCCAAGACAGGCTTCAGCGAAAGAATTGACGGATACATCCAAAAAAAACGCAGCCCAAGACTTCATGTTATCACGCCTGAAGCAGGCCCGTCGGGCGGTTCTGACCTTTACGGAACCATTGCATTGACATCCCTTGAAGCACTGACAGGAACTAAAAAACTTGTCACCATTCCCTGGGGTTTTAAAAAATCCGTTTACCGGGTGGTGGTACCTGCAGGTGTACGGCGTGGATCCATGCTTCGGCTTAAAGGGATGGGCAAATCCATACCAGGTTTGCCTCCCGGCGATCTTTTACTGCGTGTAGACATTAAAAATGCCATTTAA
- a CDS encoding putative molybdenum carrier protein, producing MQHKDAMGLLDKIVSGGQTGADRAALDFAVKFNIPHGGWITKGRRTESGPLPDFYKLKEMDTRDYPARTRQNILDSDGTVIIARGPLTGGSSLTYEVARKTGKWVCRINLLEQDIFEAALILHAFILDQGIRVLNVAGPRASHDPNIYYDVKVILSAVLYLDFLETEEESWQAEQMIDQGFYFPTSFNSVNQAIEVLEQSLTLRGKILIARSQTHQMSSIYFTLLDYLQLSLKLDEKNSGLFNFLSKGRDLKDYTPEDAVMELLKKLKTRLSKKFQLRVVPS from the coding sequence ATGCAACATAAGGATGCCATGGGACTTTTAGATAAAATTGTGTCAGGCGGCCAGACAGGGGCGGACCGTGCTGCTTTGGATTTTGCCGTAAAATTTAATATTCCCCATGGCGGATGGATTACCAAAGGCCGGAGAACTGAATCCGGACCATTGCCCGATTTTTACAAGTTAAAGGAGATGGATACCAGGGATTATCCTGCCCGTACCCGGCAAAATATACTTGATTCCGACGGAACTGTGATCATTGCCAGGGGGCCTTTAACAGGCGGTTCATCTCTGACCTATGAGGTTGCACGGAAAACAGGCAAATGGGTTTGCAGAATAAATCTGCTGGAACAGGACATTTTTGAGGCGGCATTGATCCTTCACGCCTTTATTCTGGACCAAGGCATCCGTGTACTTAATGTCGCAGGCCCAAGGGCAAGTCATGATCCTAATATCTATTACGATGTTAAGGTCATTCTGTCAGCCGTATTGTATTTGGATTTCCTTGAGACTGAAGAAGAGTCATGGCAGGCGGAGCAGATGATTGATCAGGGGTTTTATTTTCCGACATCATTCAACAGTGTAAATCAGGCTATTGAGGTCCTTGAACAAAGCCTTACACTTAGGGGAAAGATCCTGATCGCCAGAAGCCAGACGCATCAGATGTCCAGTATTTACTTTACCCTTCTTGACTATTTGCAGTTATCCCTCAAACTGGATGAAAAAAATTCGGGCTTGTTTAATTTTCTTTCCAAAGGAAGAGATCTTAAAGACTATACGCCTGAAGATGCGGTGATGGAACTTTTAAAAAAGCTTAAAACCCGATTGTCCAAAAAATTTCAACTTAGGGTGGTGCCGTCATGA
- a CDS encoding dynamin family protein, translated as MTLQPQEFIEKLVADTLSVIDSLATVSKHSDKSLVESRQLCSKIPSYISEGILRVAVVGVIKSGKSTFINAMSGRELVQRGAGVVTSITTRIRKGKKNRAIIHLKSWDDINSEIESCLELFPGKDESPPFDIRRTQDRQQLRRIFDTIVSAFPMTSQGLRPEALVIRNALDGYRHCLDVIGSDEQTISLDAKSFNSHKQFTADPARAFYVKDVCLEVYGKTINPNVEIADCQGADSTDPAVLEKIFSYLEAANLIVYCISSRTGLRQSDMVFLKRIKRLGLMENILFVFNCDLSEHENLDNLKVIRDKTIAELKLLVPDVRIFSFSALYTLFDGLGKRLSSKNKKRLGLWQEDKEMTAFCAKEYTRFLEGFNLLFEASRFNLFYANHIERLKIVSHILGEKIQLLLDVFSAGLLDQEKARKRLADLEGNARRLRVIVDNSVMGAVSALRREIESNLKNAFLKDSENITKLVTEFIRQAKIDSQPYRTGVDATGFNQILYMMFQDFKRKLDLFILEQVTPELKQLVCIQEERIESYFKSLLDSYRIDYVTMGASENREDERFSLELIREEEEYSRAADLENIKKILGLHLPNQIFSPEYTRAMQANAVTDFSLHSLVLFVSAMMDKHVRFSFTPGLDRAAGKIKKKTLTMMQRQIKAYHTSLRQEYFFPLIDAVTRDFKDKILQRFTMYETLNKDMDELFCLKQEEKNQHLVMIKKAKNDMIRIRALLDEFSMDFGTNAFECAVEISV; from the coding sequence ATGACTTTACAACCCCAAGAATTCATAGAAAAATTAGTTGCTGATACCCTATCGGTGATCGACAGTCTGGCTACCGTTTCAAAGCATTCCGACAAAAGCCTTGTTGAGAGCAGACAACTTTGCAGCAAAATCCCTTCCTACATCAGTGAAGGGATTTTACGTGTGGCAGTGGTCGGAGTGATCAAATCAGGAAAAAGCACTTTTATCAACGCGATGTCGGGCAGAGAACTGGTTCAGCGCGGGGCTGGGGTTGTTACATCCATTACCACCCGTATCAGGAAAGGCAAAAAAAACAGGGCAATTATTCATCTTAAATCATGGGATGACATCAACAGTGAAATTGAAAGTTGTCTGGAATTGTTTCCAGGCAAGGATGAGTCCCCCCCCTTTGATATCAGGCGTACCCAGGACCGGCAGCAGCTGCGCCGTATTTTTGATACCATCGTATCCGCATTTCCGATGACATCCCAAGGGCTTCGCCCTGAAGCGCTGGTCATCCGCAATGCCCTTGACGGATATCGACATTGTCTGGATGTCATCGGCTCTGATGAACAGACCATCAGCCTTGACGCCAAATCCTTCAATAGTCATAAGCAGTTTACGGCAGACCCGGCCAGGGCTTTTTATGTCAAAGACGTGTGCCTGGAAGTGTATGGAAAAACCATTAATCCAAACGTTGAAATTGCTGATTGCCAGGGTGCGGATTCCACTGATCCTGCGGTCCTTGAAAAAATATTTTCCTATCTTGAGGCTGCCAACCTGATTGTTTACTGCATCTCGTCACGCACGGGGCTTCGTCAGTCTGACATGGTATTTTTAAAACGCATAAAACGCCTTGGGCTGATGGAAAACATTCTTTTCGTATTCAATTGTGATTTAAGTGAACATGAAAATTTAGACAACCTGAAAGTGATACGGGATAAAACAATTGCCGAACTAAAACTTCTGGTACCGGATGTCAGGATTTTTTCTTTTTCAGCGTTGTATACGCTGTTTGACGGCCTTGGCAAAAGACTTTCATCAAAAAACAAGAAGCGCCTTGGGCTTTGGCAGGAGGACAAGGAAATGACCGCTTTTTGTGCCAAGGAGTATACCCGGTTTCTTGAAGGCTTTAATCTGCTGTTTGAAGCGTCCCGGTTCAATTTGTTCTACGCCAACCATATCGAACGACTTAAAATTGTATCCCATATTCTTGGCGAAAAGATACAACTTCTCTTAGATGTCTTTTCTGCCGGGCTTTTAGATCAGGAAAAAGCCAGAAAACGCCTTGCCGATCTTGAGGGCAATGCCAGGCGTTTAAGGGTTATTGTTGATAACTCGGTTATGGGCGCAGTGTCAGCACTTCGCAGGGAGATTGAATCCAACTTAAAGAATGCATTCCTTAAAGACAGCGAAAATATCACTAAACTTGTGACGGAATTTATCCGGCAGGCCAAAATTGATTCACAACCCTACAGGACAGGGGTGGATGCAACGGGTTTTAACCAGATTCTGTATATGATGTTCCAGGACTTCAAGCGAAAACTTGACCTTTTTATCCTTGAACAGGTAACCCCGGAACTTAAACAACTGGTGTGTATTCAGGAGGAACGCATAGAGTCATATTTTAAATCTCTTTTAGATTCCTACCGCATTGATTATGTCACCATGGGTGCCTCAGAAAACCGGGAAGACGAACGCTTTTCCCTTGAGCTTATTAGGGAAGAGGAAGAATATTCCAGGGCGGCTGATCTTGAAAACATAAAAAAAATATTAGGGCTGCATTTGCCGAACCAGATTTTTTCACCTGAATATACCAGGGCGATGCAGGCCAATGCCGTGACCGATTTCAGTCTTCACTCTTTGGTTTTATTTGTATCTGCCATGATGGACAAGCATGTGCGATTTTCCTTTACTCCCGGGCTTGACAGGGCTGCCGGCAAAATTAAGAAAAAAACGCTGACCATGATGCAACGTCAGATTAAAGCCTATCACACCAGTTTGAGACAAGAGTATTTTTTCCCATTAATAGATGCGGTAACAAGGGATTTTAAAGACAAAATTCTTCAACGTTTTACCATGTATGAAACCTTGAACAAGGATATGGATGAGCTTTTCTGCCTAAAACAGGAGGAAAAAAACCAACACCTTGTTATGATAAAAAAAGCGAAAAATGATATGATAAGAATACGCGCGCTTCTTGACGAATTCAGCATGGATTTTGGAACGAATGCATTTGAGTGCGCCGTAGAAATCTCTGTGTAG
- a CDS encoding YqgE/AlgH family protein, with protein sequence MNDQITENMKGKFIMAIPGLPDPNFAQTVTCLCEHNESGALGFIINKLHPLLTGRELFEDLGITCNEGIDKIEIFLGGPVQPSGVFVLHCGPFQWNETLKICDWLALSNSRDILEAIALGQGPDTFMILLGCAGWGPMQLDNELADSAWLTCDMSREIMFDTKPDLKYEKAMMLI encoded by the coding sequence ATGAACGACCAGATTACGGAAAATATGAAAGGAAAATTCATCATGGCCATTCCCGGCCTTCCGGATCCTAATTTTGCACAGACCGTTACCTGTCTTTGCGAGCATAATGAATCCGGGGCCCTTGGATTTATTATTAATAAACTTCATCCGTTACTTACGGGCCGGGAGCTTTTTGAAGATTTAGGCATTACCTGCAATGAGGGTATCGATAAAATAGAGATTTTCCTTGGCGGCCCTGTCCAACCTTCAGGCGTATTTGTACTTCACTGCGGCCCGTTTCAGTGGAACGAAACCCTTAAAATTTGCGACTGGCTGGCCTTGAGCAATTCCCGGGACATCCTGGAAGCCATTGCCCTGGGGCAGGGACCCGACACCTTTATGATCCTTCTGGGCTGCGCCGGGTGGGGCCCGATGCAGTTAGATAATGAACTTGCCGATTCAGCCTGGCTCACCTGTGATATGTCCAGGGAAATCATGTTTGATACCAAACCGGACTTGAAATATGAAAAAGCCATGATGCTGATTTGA
- a CDS encoding mannose-1-phosphate guanylyltransferase/mannose-6-phosphate isomerase: MIYPVILAGGSGTRLWPMSRSLYPKQLINLYNSHTMLQNTLLRLSGLNELGDPVVICNENHRFMTAEQIRRIDINNFKIILEPAARNTAPAIALAALILDDLVIDDNIKAETQQDPVMLVLPADHEIKNIETFHEIIQSGAQLARQGKLVTFGIVPSSPETGYGYIKKGARLDNSDPAFMIDRFVEKPDYDTAVSYLESGDFCWNSGMFMFKASAVISELGAFAPDMLEKCRTAIKDGNMDLDFFRVDKAAFESITEDSIDYAVMEKTAKGVVIALDAGWNDLGSFDALWQTGDKDELNNVTSGDVLVHNVTDTYIHSDNRLVAAVGLEKFVIVDTKDAVLVAPRDQVQDVKKIVTQLKSQNRVESVFHAKVYRPWGDYETIDMADRYQVKRITVKPGAKLSLQKHYHRAEHWTVVSGTAIVTKGSEEILLKEDQSVYIPLGTMHRLENPGKIPLELIEVQSGPYLGEDDIVRFDDVYGREKELDTK, translated from the coding sequence ATGATTTATCCAGTTATTCTGGCCGGCGGCTCCGGAACCAGGCTATGGCCCATGTCCAGGTCTTTGTACCCAAAACAACTCATTAATCTGTACAATTCGCATACCATGCTGCAAAATACCCTCTTGCGGTTATCCGGCCTTAATGAACTTGGCGACCCGGTAGTTATATGCAATGAAAATCATAGATTCATGACCGCAGAGCAGATTCGCCGGATTGATATCAATAATTTTAAGATTATTCTTGAACCGGCCGCCAGGAATACTGCCCCGGCCATTGCCCTGGCAGCCCTGATCCTCGATGATTTGGTTATTGATGACAATATTAAGGCTGAGACTCAGCAAGACCCGGTGATGCTGGTACTGCCTGCAGATCATGAAATTAAAAATATTGAAACGTTTCATGAAATCATTCAATCGGGTGCGCAACTGGCCCGGCAAGGCAAACTGGTCACCTTCGGCATAGTGCCCTCATCGCCGGAAACAGGCTACGGGTATATTAAAAAAGGAGCCAGACTTGACAATTCAGATCCGGCTTTTATGATTGACCGGTTTGTAGAAAAACCGGATTATGATACAGCGGTCTCCTATCTTGAATCCGGCGATTTTTGCTGGAATTCAGGCATGTTCATGTTCAAGGCCTCTGCCGTTATTTCCGAACTTGGGGCATTTGCCCCGGATATGCTTGAAAAATGCCGTACAGCGATTAAAGATGGAAATATGGACCTGGATTTTTTCAGGGTTGATAAAGCGGCATTTGAATCTATTACAGAGGATTCCATTGACTACGCAGTTATGGAAAAAACAGCAAAAGGCGTTGTCATAGCCCTTGATGCCGGATGGAATGACCTTGGCTCCTTTGACGCGTTGTGGCAGACCGGTGACAAGGATGAATTAAATAATGTCACCAGCGGAGATGTGCTGGTGCACAATGTCACGGATACATACATCCATTCCGACAACCGCCTTGTAGCAGCCGTAGGCCTTGAAAAATTTGTGATTGTGGACACCAAGGACGCTGTGCTGGTGGCCCCCCGGGATCAGGTTCAGGATGTAAAGAAAATAGTTACCCAGTTAAAATCGCAAAACAGAGTGGAGTCGGTTTTCCATGCCAAAGTCTACCGGCCCTGGGGCGATTATGAAACCATAGACATGGCGGACAGATATCAGGTAAAGCGCATAACCGTAAAACCCGGCGCAAAGCTGTCTTTGCAGAAACACTATCACCGGGCTGAACACTGGACCGTTGTATCCGGTACGGCCATTGTCACCAAAGGTAGTGAAGAGATTCTTTTAAAGGAAGATCAGTCTGTTTATATTCCCCTTGGTACCATGCACCGGCTTGAAAATCCGGGTAAAATTCCTTTAGAGCTGATAGAGGTGCAGTCCGGTCCATACCTGGGGGAAGATGATATTGTCAGGTTTGATGATGTATACGGACGCGAAAAAGAATTAGATACTAAATAA
- a CDS encoding metalloregulator ArsR/SmtB family transcription factor, giving the protein MEIIKQFKALSDPTRLRLLFILEHFELNVNEIVSVVNMVQSGVSRHLKILLEAGLLVSRKDGSFMYYATNKNGHNRELVVLACRQLENDPGMLEDLARTQQCIILRKNRSRRFFKTAAPRWDRLKRKVLGDFNPNSVFERHLQDASVIADLGCGTGEMLASLLGKGEKTLIGVDVSPEMLEQARLRLPESRNLELRIGELENLPMREQEADAALMSMVLYHVSEPEKAIREVYRVLSPGGLFLLVDFLKHNQEPIKDIIGGVWLGFTRQQISGWLDRTGFNLKHIESYPVERTLALNFYLAQK; this is encoded by the coding sequence ATGGAAATAATTAAACAGTTTAAAGCCTTATCTGATCCCACCCGACTGCGGCTTTTGTTTATCCTTGAGCATTTTGAGCTCAATGTGAATGAAATTGTCTCCGTGGTGAACATGGTGCAATCCGGGGTGTCCCGGCATTTAAAAATTTTGCTTGAAGCAGGGCTTCTGGTATCACGAAAAGACGGCAGTTTTATGTATTATGCCACAAACAAAAACGGACACAACCGGGAACTTGTTGTTCTTGCCTGCAGACAGCTTGAAAATGACCCGGGAATGCTGGAAGATCTTGCCCGTACACAGCAATGTATAATATTAAGAAAAAATAGATCCAGGCGTTTTTTCAAAACCGCTGCCCCGCGGTGGGACCGTTTAAAACGAAAGGTTCTTGGCGATTTTAATCCCAACTCGGTGTTTGAACGCCATCTTCAGGATGCGTCGGTGATTGCCGACCTTGGCTGCGGAACCGGTGAGATGCTTGCCAGCCTCCTTGGCAAGGGTGAAAAGACCCTTATTGGTGTGGATGTTTCTCCCGAGATGCTCGAACAGGCAAGGCTTCGGCTGCCGGAAAGCCGGAATTTAGAACTTCGCATAGGAGAGTTGGAAAATCTTCCCATGCGTGAACAGGAGGCGGATGCGGCACTGATGAGCATGGTGTTGTACCATGTGTCCGAACCTGAAAAAGCGATCCGGGAGGTATACCGGGTTCTCAGCCCCGGGGGCTTGTTTCTTCTGGTGGACTTTTTAAAACACAACCAGGAACCGATCAAAGATATCATTGGCGGGGTCTGGCTGGGGTTTACCCGGCAGCAGATCTCAGGATGGCTGGACCGAACCGGTTTCAATCTTAAGCATATTGAATCTTATCCAGTTGAAAGGACTTTGGCCTTAAACTTTTATCTTGCACAAAAATGA
- a CDS encoding metal-dependent hydrolase, giving the protein MKLRYFSHSAFQITCDDGSKILIDPFFDDNPTSPVKAEDVDADYILISHGHWDHLGDTLSIAQRCKALCICENELGLYLEGKGLSVHRMHIGGAFEFEFGRIKLTQALHSSVTPDNVCHGAPTGFVITINGTSLYHTGDTGLFSDMTLIGQLDNIHTMMVPIGGNFTMGIEDAAMACDFVKPVQAVPMHYNTFDVIRANPEDFCAKISANGIGCKIMNFGDQISI; this is encoded by the coding sequence ATGAAACTTAGATATTTTTCCCACTCGGCTTTTCAGATTACCTGTGATGACGGGTCAAAAATTCTTATTGACCCATTTTTTGATGATAATCCCACCTCACCGGTTAAGGCTGAGGATGTTGACGCAGACTATATCCTGATCAGTCATGGCCACTGGGATCATCTTGGTGATACCCTGAGCATTGCCCAAAGATGTAAAGCACTATGCATTTGTGAAAACGAACTTGGCCTTTATTTAGAAGGCAAAGGACTTAGCGTCCATAGAATGCACATCGGTGGTGCCTTTGAGTTTGAGTTCGGCAGGATTAAGCTGACCCAGGCTCTTCACAGCTCAGTTACCCCGGACAATGTCTGCCACGGCGCACCTACGGGCTTTGTGATCACTATAAACGGGACAAGCCTCTATCATACCGGTGATACCGGCCTTTTTTCCGATATGACGCTTATTGGGCAGCTTGACAATATTCATACCATGATGGTGCCCATCGGCGGCAACTTTACCATGGGAATTGAAGATGCAGCCATGGCCTGTGATTTTGTCAAACCGGTTCAGGCCGTTCCCATGCACTACAACACATTTGACGTGATCAGGGCAAATCCTGAAGATTTCTGTGCCAAAATTAGTGCCAATGGCATTGGATGCAAAATTATGAATTTTGGTGACCAGATCAGTATTTAA